From a single Bombus huntii isolate Logan2020A unplaced genomic scaffold, iyBomHunt1.1 ctg00000067.1, whole genome shotgun sequence genomic region:
- the LOC126876196 gene encoding venom serine protease Bi-VSP-like isoform X3: MWRDPNVVGVAFQKKRKKSKGVQNFSRSRTVNTCGAWPWIAALGFRNPRNPDKPLWKCGGSLISARHVLTAAHCAHMDGIENIHNHNIVILRLVEEVPFSRYVYPICTKEPLRKSNFVGYNPLVAGWGALRYRRPRRNALMEVQMPVIKNAECKIAYSKFPNAPDITDGIICAEHAQGGEDSCTVIKLQSYYKLYVRHSWVSQRLH, translated from the exons atgtggcgtgatccgaacgtagtgggggtcgccttccagaaaaaacgaaaaaaatcgaaaggcgttcagaacttttcgagaagtcgaaccgtcaacacatgtg gcgcttggccatggatcgctgcattaggttttcgtaatccccgaaacccagacaaaccactatggaagtgcggaggttccctgatatcggctaggcatgttttgaccgcagcacattgtgcacatatggatggaatagaaaacatacacaatcataatattgtcattcttagattggtggaggaggtgccattttcga ggtacgtatatcccatttgtacgaaagagcccctacgaaagagcaacttcgtcggctataacccccttgttgctggatggggagcattaagatata gacgaccacgacgtaatgcattaatggaagtacaaatgccagtgattaagaacgccgaatgcaaaatagcttattccaaatttcccaatgcacctgatatcactgatggtataatatgcgccgaacatgctcagggtggagaggattcttgtacggtaattaagttacagagttactacaaactatacg tgcggcacagctgggtatcccagcgtttacactag
- the LOC126876196 gene encoding venom serine protease Bi-VSP-like isoform X2, producing the protein MWRDPNVVGVAFQKKRKKSKGVQNFSRSRTVNTCGAWPWIAALGFRNPRNPDKPLWKCGGSLISARHVLTAAHCAHMDGIENIHNHNIVILRLVEEVPFSRYVYPICTKEPLRKSNFVGYNPLVAGWGALRYRRPRRNALMEVQMPVIKNAECKIAYSKFPNAPDITDGIICAEHAQGGEDSCTIIDSYTTLSKNLSALQIVTTSVDRIDPSALFV; encoded by the exons atgtggcgtgatccgaacgtagtgggggtcgccttccagaaaaaacgaaaaaaatcgaaaggcgttcagaacttttcgagaagtcgaaccgtcaacacatgtg gcgcttggccatggatcgctgcattaggttttcgtaatccccgaaacccagacaaaccactatggaagtgcggaggttccctgatatcggctaggcatgttttgaccgcagcacattgtgcacatatggatggaatagaaaacatacacaatcataatattgtcattcttagattggtggaggaggtgccattttcga ggtacgtatatcccatttgtacgaaagagcccctacgaaagagcaacttcgtcggctataacccccttgttgctggatggggagcattaagatata gacgaccacgacgtaatgcattaatggaagtacaaatgccagtgattaagaacgccgaatgcaaaatagcttattccaaatttcccaatgcacctgatatcactgatggtataatatgcgccgaacatgctcagggtggagaggattcttgtacg attatagattcttatacgactctcagtaaaaatttatccgcactccagatagttacaacttctgtcgaccgtattgatccatctgcactcttcgtatga
- the LOC126876196 gene encoding venom serine protease Bi-VSP-like isoform X1 — protein MWRDPNVVGVAFQKKRKKSKGVQNFSRSRTVNTCGAWPWIAALGFRNPRNPDKPLWKCGGSLISARHVLTAAHCAHMDGIENIHNHNIVILRLVEEVPFSRYVYPICTKEPLRKSNFVGYNPLVAGWGALRYRRPRRNALMEVQMPVIKNAECKIAYSKFPNAPDITDGIICAEHAQGGEDSCTADRGGPLLIQHELTSYLIGIVSYAYKCGTAGYPSVYTRVTSYLDFILQAMQ, from the exons atgtggcgtgatccgaacgtagtgggggtcgccttccagaaaaaacgaaaaaaatcgaaaggcgttcagaacttttcgagaagtcgaaccgtcaacacatgtg gcgcttggccatggatcgctgcattaggttttcgtaatccccgaaacccagacaaaccactatggaagtgcggaggttccctgatatcggctaggcatgttttgaccgcagcacattgtgcacatatggatggaatagaaaacatacacaatcataatattgtcattcttagattggtggaggaggtgccattttcga ggtacgtatatcccatttgtacgaaagagcccctacgaaagagcaacttcgtcggctataacccccttgttgctggatggggagcattaagatata gacgaccacgacgtaatgcattaatggaagtacaaatgccagtgattaagaacgccgaatgcaaaatagcttattccaaatttcccaatgcacctgatatcactgatggtataatatgcgccgaacatgctcagggtggagaggattcttgtacg gctgaccgcggcggaccactgctgatacaacatgaattaacctcgtatttaataggtattgtgtcttatgcttataagtgcggcacagctgggtatcccagcgtttacactagggtcacatcgtaccttgacttcattctccaagcgatgcaataa
- the LOC126876204 gene encoding venom serine protease Bi-VSP-like, protein MIEYRIGAWPWIAALGFRNPRNPDKPLWKCGGSLISARHVLTAAHCAHMDGIENIHNHNIAILRLVEEVPFSRYVYPICTKEPLRKSNFVGYNPLVAGWGALRYRRPRRNALMEVQMPVIKNAECKIAYSKFPNAPDITDGIICAEHAQGGEDSCTADRGGPLLIQHELTSYLIGIVSYAYKCGTAGYPSVYTRVTSYLDFILQAMQ, encoded by the exons atgatcgaatatcgaatag gcgcttggccatggatcgctgcattaggttttcgtaatccccgaaacccagacaaaccactatggaagtgcggaggttccctgatatcggctaggcatgttttgaccgcagcacattgtgcacatatggatggaatagaaaacatacacaatcataatattgccattcttagattggtggaggaggtgccattttcga ggtacgtatatcccatttgtacgaaagagcccctacgaaagagcaacttcgtcggctataacccccttgttgctggatggggagcattaagatata gacgaccacgacgtaatgcattaatggaagtacaaatgccagtgattaagaacgccgaatgcaaaatagcttattccaaatttcccaatgcacctgatatcactgatggtataatatgcgccgaacatgctcagggtggagaggattcttgtacg gctgaccgcggcggaccactgctgatacaacatgaattaacctcgtatttaataggtattgtgtcttatgcttataagtgcggcacagctgggtatcccagcgtttacactagggtcacatcgtaccttgacttcattctccaagcgatgcaataa